The Methylomonas koyamae genome has a segment encoding these proteins:
- the trpE gene encoding anthranilate synthase component I has protein sequence MTPAQFADYAQQGYNRIPVWREVLADLDTPLSAYLKLADGAYSYLFESVHGGEQWGRYSIIGLPCHTRIKISGKRITVEAEGADSEAFEHSQPLQWIEEFRQQYKVPDVPGLPRFNGGLVGYFGYETIGYIEPRLQASAKPDPIGAPDILLMVSQDLLVFDNLSGKMLLLTHADPAHDNAYHNAKARLDRLVEKLRKPHAHPQPHAATKHVQEADFVSGFTQQGFEDAVMKVKQYITDGDCMQVVLSQRMSIPFQAAPLDLYRALRCLNPSPYMFFMNLGDLHVVGSSPEILVRLEDNEVTVRPIAGTRKRGETHEQDLELEKELLADPKEIAEHLMLIDLGRNDTGRVAKIGSVKLTDKMIVERYSHVMHIVSNVTGELQEGKNAFDVLAATFPAGTVSGAPKIRAMEIIDELEPVKRGIYSGAVGYISWSGNLDTAIAIRTAVIKDQTLHIQAGAGIVYDSIPRNEWDETMNKGRAVFRAVSMAEAGLGGKA, from the coding sequence ATGACACCCGCCCAATTTGCCGATTACGCCCAACAGGGCTATAACCGCATCCCGGTCTGGCGCGAAGTTTTAGCCGACCTGGACACGCCGCTCAGCGCTTATTTGAAGCTGGCCGACGGCGCCTATTCTTATCTGTTCGAATCGGTGCATGGCGGCGAACAATGGGGGCGTTACTCTATCATCGGTCTGCCTTGCCATACCCGGATCAAAATCAGCGGCAAGCGGATAACGGTCGAGGCTGAGGGCGCCGACAGCGAAGCCTTCGAGCATAGCCAACCGTTACAGTGGATAGAAGAATTCCGCCAACAATATAAAGTGCCGGACGTGCCCGGTCTGCCGCGTTTCAACGGCGGCCTGGTCGGTTACTTCGGTTACGAGACCATCGGTTACATCGAGCCGCGGTTGCAAGCGTCGGCCAAACCCGATCCGATCGGCGCGCCGGACATTCTGTTGATGGTATCCCAGGATTTGCTGGTGTTCGACAACCTGTCCGGCAAGATGCTGTTATTGACTCACGCCGACCCGGCCCACGATAACGCTTACCATAACGCCAAGGCCCGTTTGGATCGGCTGGTGGAAAAGTTGCGCAAGCCGCACGCCCACCCGCAACCGCACGCCGCGACCAAGCACGTGCAGGAAGCCGACTTCGTCTCCGGCTTTACCCAACAGGGATTCGAAGACGCGGTCATGAAAGTCAAACAATACATCACCGACGGCGATTGCATGCAGGTAGTGTTGTCGCAGCGGATGTCGATTCCGTTCCAGGCCGCGCCGCTGGATTTGTACCGGGCTTTGCGTTGCCTGAATCCGTCGCCGTACATGTTTTTCATGAATCTGGGCGATTTGCACGTGGTCGGCTCGTCGCCGGAAATTTTGGTACGACTGGAAGACAACGAAGTCACGGTCAGGCCGATTGCCGGCACCCGCAAACGCGGCGAAACCCACGAGCAGGATCTGGAGCTGGAAAAAGAACTGCTCGCCGATCCGAAAGAAATCGCCGAGCATCTGATGCTGATCGACCTGGGCCGCAACGATACCGGCCGGGTCGCCAAAATCGGCAGCGTCAAACTGACCGATAAAATGATCGTCGAACGCTATTCGCACGTGATGCACATCGTTTCGAATGTCACCGGCGAGTTGCAGGAAGGCAAGAATGCCTTCGACGTGTTGGCGGCGACTTTTCCGGCCGGCACCGTTAGCGGCGCGCCCAAGATTCGGGCGATGGAAATCATCGACGAATTGGAGCCGGTCAAGCGCGGCATTTATTCCGGCGCGGTCGGTTACATTTCCTGGTCCGGCAATCTGGATACCGCGATTGCGATCCGCACCGCCGTCATCAAGGATCAAACCCTGCACATTCAAGCCGGCGCCGGCATCGTCTACGACTCGATTCCGCGCAACGAATGGGATGAAACAATGAACAAAGGCCGCGCGGTATTCCGCGCCGTCAGCATGGCCGAAGCCGGCCTCGGAGGCAAAGCATGA
- a CDS encoding exodeoxyribonuclease III: MKIVSWNVNGIRAVQGKGFAETLARIDADCILLQETKAQEDQVAQALAGIDGYHVHANSAERKGYSGVALLCRQQPLQILRDIGQTDHDSEGRVIAAEYEGFYLVNVYVPNSGDGLSRLDYRQTWDQAFADYLADLQSRKPVIVGGDFNVAHQAIDIARPKANYNKSAGYTQAEIDGFGGILGRGLVDSFRHFHPDTVAYSWWSYRANAREKNIGWRIDYMLASEPLLPSISSAFILPEIAGSDHCPVGIEIKPA, from the coding sequence ATGAAAATCGTCTCCTGGAACGTTAACGGCATTCGCGCCGTGCAAGGCAAAGGTTTTGCCGAAACTCTGGCTCGAATCGACGCCGATTGCATCTTGCTGCAAGAAACCAAGGCCCAGGAAGATCAGGTCGCCCAAGCCTTGGCCGGCATAGACGGTTACCACGTTCACGCCAATTCGGCCGAGCGCAAGGGCTATTCCGGCGTCGCGCTGCTGTGCCGGCAGCAGCCTTTGCAGATTCTGCGCGACATCGGCCAGACCGATCACGATTCGGAAGGTCGGGTTATCGCCGCAGAATACGAAGGTTTTTATTTGGTCAACGTTTATGTCCCCAATTCCGGCGACGGCTTATCCCGGCTGGATTACCGGCAAACCTGGGACCAAGCATTCGCTGATTATCTGGCCGACTTGCAAAGCCGCAAGCCGGTCATCGTCGGCGGCGACTTCAACGTCGCCCACCAAGCCATCGACATCGCCCGGCCCAAGGCCAACTACAACAAATCGGCCGGCTATACCCAGGCCGAGATCGACGGCTTCGGCGGCATTCTGGGGCGCGGTCTGGTTGATAGCTTCCGCCATTTCCACCCCGACACGGTGGCATACAGTTGGTGGAGTTACCGCGCCAACGCCCGCGAAAAGAACATCGGTTGGCGGATCGACTATATGCTGGCCAGCGAGCCGTTGCTGCCGAGCATAAGCAGCGCCTTCATCCTGCCGGAAATCGCCGGCTCCGACCACTGCCCGGTCGGCATCGAGATCAAGCCGGCTTAA
- a CDS encoding methylenetetrahydrofolate reductase encodes MNISFEIVPRSLAAFDEQYAFVQTLSGGINIINVPDIQRFDTRSWQLATRIDRDKYRFIPHFRAIDFKIESGELFRIIEEYGLDSVLLVTGDPPEGLKRAFYNTDVVDLIRAVRSRFPELNIYAGFDPHRQGLQDECDYIWRKADAGATGFFSQPFYDPRMVEIYAEHMQGLETYIGISPITTQASQNYWEVKNRVKFPKSFRPDYDWNVEFANNLIATAAETGLHVYFMPIRIDLAKYFQRIRFDTAQ; translated from the coding sequence ATGAACATTTCTTTCGAAATCGTCCCTAGAAGCCTGGCGGCTTTTGACGAACAATACGCCTTTGTGCAAACCCTGAGCGGCGGCATCAACATTATCAACGTGCCGGACATCCAGCGCTTCGACACCCGCAGTTGGCAGTTGGCAACCCGCATCGACCGCGATAAATACCGCTTCATTCCGCATTTCCGGGCCATCGACTTCAAAATCGAAAGCGGCGAATTGTTCCGCATCATCGAGGAATACGGCCTGGACAGCGTCTTGCTGGTAACCGGCGATCCGCCCGAGGGCTTGAAACGGGCGTTTTACAATACCGACGTGGTCGATTTGATTCGCGCCGTGCGCAGCCGCTTTCCGGAGTTGAACATTTACGCCGGTTTCGACCCGCATCGCCAGGGCTTGCAGGACGAGTGCGACTATATCTGGCGCAAGGCCGATGCCGGTGCCACCGGTTTTTTCTCACAGCCGTTTTACGATCCGCGCATGGTCGAGATTTATGCCGAGCATATGCAAGGCCTGGAAACCTACATCGGCATCAGTCCGATCACGACCCAGGCCTCGCAAAACTACTGGGAAGTGAAAAACCGGGTCAAATTCCCGAAGAGTTTTCGCCCGGATTACGACTGGAACGTCGAGTTCGCCAATAATCTGATCGCCACTGCCGCCGAGACCGGTTTGCACGTCTATTTCATGCCGATCCGGATCGATTTGGCCAAATATTTTCAGCGGATCCGTTTCGATACGGCGCAATAA
- a CDS encoding Lrp/AsnC family transcriptional regulator, which yields MELDRYDRQILEILQTDGRISNQELADRIGLSPSPCLRRVRALEEAGLIVGYRALLDAKALGLSLTALIQISMDRHTPERFASFEVAVAEIPEVMECLLITGQAADYQLKVAVKDLDAYQELLLKRITGIPGVSGVHSSFVLRRVVDKTAFAVGAAG from the coding sequence ATGGAATTGGATCGCTACGACCGGCAGATTTTGGAGATTTTGCAAACGGACGGCCGGATCAGCAATCAGGAATTGGCCGACCGCATCGGCCTGTCGCCGTCGCCGTGTTTGCGCCGAGTGCGGGCGCTGGAGGAGGCCGGCCTGATCGTCGGCTATCGGGCATTGCTGGATGCCAAGGCCTTGGGCCTCAGCCTGACGGCCTTAATCCAGATTTCGATGGACCGGCATACGCCGGAGCGCTTTGCTTCTTTCGAAGTCGCCGTCGCCGAAATTCCGGAAGTCATGGAATGCCTGTTGATTACCGGCCAGGCCGCCGATTACCAGCTCAAGGTCGCGGTCAAGGATTTGGACGCTTACCAGGAATTGCTGCTGAAACGCATCACCGGCATTCCCGGTGTCAGCGGCGTGCATTCCAGCTTCGTATTGCGCCGAGTCGTCGATAAGACGGCGTTTGCGGTGGGCGCCGCGGGATAA
- a CDS encoding fumarylacetoacetate hydrolase family protein translates to MKLATFLDNGERKIGAVVGEQVIAAGAGLPNDMLEFLAAGASAQRALQALIDSGAAGKSLAEVQLLAPIPRPGKLLGVGLNYADHIGETGLEKPEYPTFFTKQGTCVIGPGAAIHLPPVSDKVDYEGELALVIGKRCKNVSAERANAVIAGYTICNDVTVRDWQARTPTWTLGKSFDTHGPLGPWLVTADEIADPHNLSLKTWVDAELRQNANTGEMIFNCYELIAYLSQVMTLEPGDVISTGTPAGVGVKMKPRGYLKPGQIVRIEIEGIGTLTNPVAVEPENYLAGPQV, encoded by the coding sequence ATGAAACTGGCGACTTTTCTGGACAACGGCGAACGCAAAATCGGTGCGGTAGTAGGCGAACAGGTGATAGCGGCAGGCGCCGGTTTGCCCAACGACATGTTGGAGTTTCTGGCGGCGGGCGCGTCGGCGCAACGGGCGTTACAGGCCTTGATCGATAGCGGCGCTGCCGGCAAGTCGTTGGCTGAGGTGCAATTGCTGGCGCCGATCCCGCGTCCCGGCAAATTGTTGGGCGTGGGTTTGAATTACGCCGACCATATCGGCGAAACCGGTCTGGAAAAGCCGGAATACCCGACGTTTTTTACCAAGCAAGGCACCTGCGTGATCGGCCCCGGTGCGGCGATCCACCTGCCGCCGGTTTCGGATAAAGTCGATTACGAAGGCGAGCTGGCGCTGGTCATCGGCAAACGCTGCAAAAACGTCTCCGCCGAACGCGCCAACGCAGTGATTGCCGGCTATACCATTTGCAACGACGTCACGGTGCGCGACTGGCAGGCCCGTACGCCGACCTGGACCCTGGGCAAGTCGTTCGATACCCACGGCCCGCTCGGCCCGTGGCTGGTCACCGCCGACGAAATCGCCGATCCGCATAATCTGAGCCTGAAAACTTGGGTCGACGCCGAATTGCGCCAAAACGCCAACACCGGCGAGATGATTTTCAATTGCTACGAGTTGATCGCTTATCTGAGCCAAGTCATGACCCTGGAACCCGGCGACGTGATCAGCACCGGCACGCCGGCCGGTGTCGGCGTGAAGATGAAACCGCGCGGTTATTTGAAGCCGGGACAAATCGTGCGCATCGAAATCGAAGGCATCGGCACGTTGACCAATCCGGTCGCCGTGGAGCCGGAGAATTATTTGGCCGGACCGCAAGTTTAA
- the leuA gene encoding 2-isopropylmalate synthase — protein sequence MLSNPSLKYRPFPPVALADRQWPNRSITRAPIWMSTDLRDGNQALFEPMNAARKLRLFETLCGIGFKQIEVAFPSASQTDFDFVRQLITEHRIPDDVTIEVLSHARAPLLRRTVDSLRGARSAIVHIVNATSQPFRELVLGMSQAEVLAMAVDAVRLVKDLTAAQPDTDWRLQYSLETFTATELDYALAVADAVVEAWGATPDNKLILNLPSSVENATPNVYADQIEWMHRRIARRDSVVLSVHPHNDRGTAVAAAELALMAGAERVEGCLFGNGERTGNVDLVTLALNLYTQGIAPGLDFSDIDAVARSFEACTGLTVPPRQPYAGDLVFTAFSGSHQDAIKKGFTAQTADAVWNVPYLPFDPADVGRGYDAVIRVNSQSGKGGIAHLLENHYGLVLPRRLQVEFAQVVQRQADAEGGEIGHAQIWRLFKAAYLEANAPLLYLGHRLSDSAGGQRIELDLHWRGVARCLVGAGNGPLDAAVAALAALDYAVTIRSYEERSLGPSHHGGDAQACAFVELAGPDSRTGYGVGIDDNLVTASIKALVSGINRLVG from the coding sequence ATGTTAAGCAACCCTTCTTTGAAATACCGCCCGTTCCCGCCGGTCGCGTTGGCCGACCGGCAATGGCCCAACCGCAGCATCACCCGTGCACCGATCTGGATGAGCACCGACTTGCGCGACGGCAACCAGGCTTTGTTCGAGCCGATGAATGCCGCGCGCAAATTGCGCTTATTCGAGACGCTGTGCGGCATCGGTTTCAAACAAATCGAAGTGGCGTTTCCGTCGGCGTCGCAGACCGATTTCGACTTCGTCCGCCAACTGATTACCGAACACCGAATTCCGGACGACGTGACAATAGAAGTACTGAGCCATGCCCGCGCGCCGCTGTTGCGCCGCACCGTCGACAGCTTGCGCGGCGCCCGCAGCGCAATCGTGCATATCGTCAACGCCACCTCGCAACCGTTCCGCGAGCTGGTATTGGGCATGAGCCAAGCTGAAGTGCTGGCGATGGCGGTCGATGCAGTGCGCTTGGTCAAGGACTTGACCGCCGCGCAACCGGACACCGATTGGCGTTTGCAATATAGCCTGGAAACTTTCACTGCCACCGAGCTGGATTACGCGCTGGCAGTGGCCGACGCGGTGGTCGAAGCCTGGGGTGCGACGCCGGATAACAAGCTGATTTTGAACCTGCCGTCCTCGGTGGAAAACGCAACGCCGAACGTCTATGCCGACCAGATCGAATGGATGCACCGCCGCATCGCTCGCCGCGACAGCGTGGTGTTGAGCGTGCATCCGCACAACGACCGGGGTACAGCGGTGGCCGCCGCCGAATTGGCGCTGATGGCCGGGGCGGAACGGGTCGAAGGCTGTTTGTTCGGCAACGGCGAGCGTACCGGCAACGTCGACTTGGTGACCTTGGCCTTGAATTTGTACACCCAGGGCATCGCGCCGGGCCTGGATTTTTCCGACATCGACGCGGTGGCGCGCAGTTTCGAAGCCTGTACCGGTTTGACGGTACCGCCGCGCCAGCCTTACGCCGGCGACTTGGTGTTCACGGCGTTTTCCGGTTCGCATCAGGACGCGATCAAGAAAGGCTTCACCGCGCAAACGGCGGACGCTGTGTGGAACGTGCCGTATTTGCCGTTCGATCCGGCCGACGTCGGCCGCGGCTACGACGCGGTGATCCGGGTTAACAGCCAGTCCGGCAAGGGCGGCATTGCCCATTTACTGGAAAACCACTACGGCCTGGTGTTGCCGCGCCGGTTGCAGGTGGAATTCGCGCAAGTGGTTCAGCGCCAGGCCGATGCGGAAGGCGGCGAAATCGGCCACGCGCAAATCTGGCGCTTGTTCAAGGCCGCGTATTTGGAGGCGAACGCACCGCTGCTTTACCTCGGCCACCGCTTGAGCGATAGCGCCGGCGGCCAGCGGATTGAATTGGATCTGCATTGGCGCGGCGTAGCGCGGTGTTTGGTTGGCGCAGGCAACGGCCCGCTGGATGCGGCGGTCGCCGCGTTGGCGGCGCTGGACTACGCTGTCACCATCCGCAGTTATGAAGAACGCTCGCTCGGCCCCAGCCACCACGGCGGCGATGCCCAGGCCTGCGCCTTCGTCGAACTGGCCGGACCGGACTCGCGTACTGGCTACGGCGTCGGTATCGACGACAACTTGGTCACGGCCTCGATCAAGGCGCTGGTCAGCGGCATCAATCGTTTGGTCGGATAG
- a CDS encoding uracil-DNA glycosylase family protein, which produces MLAALHAHREQLLACRRCPDMVGPVVCCQPVLSKVMLIGQAPGGKEGQFGKPFAWTAGKTLFGWFGRLGLSEEQVRQRLYMAAVCRCFPGKQAGGGDRVPNPAEIDHCAAWLRAEIELLQPQLIIPVGKLAIRQWLQADKLSEVIGKQFRVEAYGHVADLIPLPHPSGASTWHRTEPGIGLLAEALAAIERHPAWQAIRPND; this is translated from the coding sequence GTGTTAGCCGCGCTACACGCTCACCGCGAACAGTTGCTGGCTTGCCGGCGCTGTCCGGACATGGTCGGGCCGGTGGTATGCTGCCAGCCGGTGTTGTCGAAGGTGATGCTGATCGGCCAGGCGCCCGGCGGCAAGGAAGGCCAGTTCGGCAAACCGTTCGCCTGGACCGCCGGCAAAACCTTATTCGGCTGGTTCGGCCGGCTGGGACTAAGCGAAGAGCAGGTCCGGCAACGGCTGTACATGGCGGCGGTGTGCCGTTGCTTCCCCGGCAAACAGGCCGGCGGCGGCGACCGGGTGCCGAACCCGGCCGAAATCGACCATTGTGCGGCATGGCTGCGTGCCGAAATCGAGCTATTGCAACCGCAATTGATCATTCCGGTCGGCAAACTGGCGATCCGGCAATGGTTGCAGGCCGACAAGCTCAGCGAGGTGATCGGCAAGCAATTTCGGGTCGAGGCCTACGGCCACGTCGCCGACCTGATCCCGCTGCCGCACCCGTCCGGCGCCTCGACCTGGCACCGGACCGAGCCGGGCATCGGTTTGCTGGCCGAGGCCCTGGCGGCGATCGAGCGCCATCCGGCCTGGCAAGCTATCCGACCAAACGATTGA
- a CDS encoding ShlB/FhaC/HecB family hemolysin secretion/activation protein: MKRCQPLTPAWLAACCLLASAADAAPPPAPTPPGEAARGDSAAAAGTGKDAADTATQWAGEAQPRFDVLDFQIDGNSLLDDETLEQAVYPYLGPEKTVADVEQARAALEQAYRAAGYPTVVVSIPEQDVNEASVRLQVVEGSIETLHISGSRYFDLGKIRAGVPALAEGRAPHMPQVQEQINALAKQSGDRSITPVFRAGSTPGKMEVELKVKDELPLHGSLELNSRNSEHTSYTRLQGSLRYDNLWQKFHSASVQYQVSPQNAEEVEVWSGTYVLPTGWADTRLALYGIGISSSTQLGVNVGGLSVVGAGSIYGARLVKPLDGASDGVLHSLNFGVDYKSFDQQIAQFAGSGSPISYAAFVAGYDGVRRGDGYASSLNLSGHFSFRGLGNDAEQFESKRAGATPNFLYLTAELKHQQQLPGDFRLQARAGGQASMAKLISNEQFSAGGPLSVRGYHQTQVLGDHGVNLSLELYSPHLLPNEIDTAQNLRLLGFIDWAHLWTDAPIAPTPASETLAAAGIGLRLQLLKRLSGELDWAYPFHSHGTVDIGQQRLDFRMAYEF; this comes from the coding sequence ATGAAACGCTGCCAACCGTTAACGCCGGCCTGGCTGGCCGCCTGCTGTCTGCTCGCTAGCGCAGCCGATGCCGCGCCGCCGCCGGCGCCAACGCCGCCCGGCGAGGCCGCCCGCGGCGACAGCGCGGCCGCAGCCGGTACCGGAAAGGACGCCGCCGACACCGCCACGCAATGGGCCGGCGAAGCGCAGCCGCGCTTCGACGTGCTGGACTTTCAGATCGACGGCAACAGCCTGCTCGACGACGAAACTCTGGAACAGGCGGTGTATCCCTATCTGGGGCCGGAGAAAACCGTGGCCGATGTGGAACAGGCCCGGGCCGCGCTGGAGCAGGCCTACCGCGCCGCCGGTTACCCGACCGTGGTGGTGTCGATCCCGGAACAGGACGTCAACGAGGCCAGCGTCAGGCTGCAAGTGGTGGAGGGCAGTATCGAGACCTTGCACATCAGCGGTTCGCGCTATTTCGACTTGGGCAAGATCCGCGCCGGGGTGCCAGCCCTGGCCGAGGGCCGGGCGCCGCATATGCCGCAGGTGCAGGAACAGATCAACGCGCTGGCCAAGCAATCCGGCGACCGCTCGATCACGCCGGTGTTCCGCGCCGGCTCGACCCCGGGCAAGATGGAAGTGGAACTGAAGGTCAAGGACGAACTGCCGCTGCACGGCAGTCTGGAGCTGAACAGCCGCAACTCGGAACATACCAGCTACACCCGGCTGCAAGGCAGCTTGCGCTACGACAACCTGTGGCAGAAGTTCCACAGTGCTTCGGTGCAATACCAGGTCTCGCCGCAAAACGCCGAAGAAGTCGAAGTCTGGTCCGGCACCTACGTGCTGCCGACCGGCTGGGCCGACACCCGGCTGGCGCTGTACGGCATCGGCATCAGCTCCAGCACCCAGCTCGGCGTCAACGTCGGCGGCCTGTCGGTGGTCGGCGCCGGTTCCATCTACGGCGCCCGCCTGGTGAAACCGCTGGACGGCGCCAGCGACGGCGTGCTGCACAGCCTCAACTTCGGCGTGGATTACAAGAGCTTCGACCAGCAGATCGCCCAGTTCGCCGGCAGCGGCAGCCCGATCAGCTACGCCGCCTTCGTCGCCGGTTACGACGGCGTCCGCCGCGGCGACGGTTATGCCAGCAGCCTGAACCTGAGCGGCCACTTCAGCTTCCGCGGCCTGGGCAACGACGCCGAGCAGTTCGAAAGCAAACGCGCCGGCGCCACGCCCAATTTCCTCTACCTGACCGCCGAGCTGAAACACCAACAGCAACTGCCGGGAGACTTTCGGCTGCAAGCCCGCGCCGGCGGCCAGGCCAGCATGGCGAAACTGATCAGCAACGAACAGTTCTCGGCCGGCGGCCCGCTCAGCGTCAGGGGCTACCACCAGACCCAGGTGCTGGGCGACCACGGCGTCAACCTGTCGCTGGAGCTGTACAGCCCGCACCTGCTGCCGAATGAGATCGACACCGCGCAAAACCTGCGCCTGCTCGGCTTCATCGACTGGGCCCACCTGTGGACCGATGCGCCGATTGCACCGACCCCGGCCAGCGAAACCCTGGCCGCGGCCGGCATCGGCCTCAGGCTGCAACTGCTGAAACGCCTGAGCGGCGAACTGGACTGGGCCTACCCGTTCCATTCCCACGGCACCGTCGACATCGGACAACAACGCCTCGATTTTAGGATGGCTTATGAGTTTTGA
- a CDS encoding winged helix-turn-helix domain-containing protein, producing MKPTKTDADALLPQLKITVRLMHNQEIAMGPGKAELLAAIRKTGSIMAAGKSMNMSYRRAWLLVDVMNRSFAEPLVHAAKGGRHGGGTVLTPMGEQVLEQYLKMVDAVNHSANAYLPLFSGMMANKQDAIPLEDEIPEQRTAG from the coding sequence ATGAAACCTACCAAGACCGATGCGGATGCCCTGCTGCCGCAATTAAAAATCACGGTACGCCTGATGCATAACCAGGAAATTGCGATGGGGCCGGGTAAGGCGGAACTGCTGGCGGCTATTCGCAAAACCGGCTCCATCATGGCGGCAGGTAAGTCCATGAACATGAGTTACCGTCGGGCCTGGCTGCTGGTGGACGTGATGAACCGCAGCTTCGCGGAGCCGTTGGTGCATGCCGCGAAAGGCGGCCGCCACGGCGGCGGCACGGTGCTGACGCCGATGGGAGAACAGGTTCTGGAGCAATATTTGAAAATGGTCGATGCCGTCAACCATTCCGCCAACGCCTATCTGCCGCTGTTCTCCGGCATGATGGCTAACAAACAGGACGCCATACCGCTCGAGGACGAAATACCGGAACAGCGAACGGCCGGTTGA
- a CDS encoding anthranilate synthase component II, with translation MSGVRLVMVDNYDSFTYNLVQYFGELGAQVVVVRNDEVTVEDIEGLRPDKIVISPGPCTPKEAGISVETIHRYAGKYPILGVCLGHQSIGYAFGGNIIHAKQIMHGKVSPVYHKDLGVFKGLSNPFTATRYHSLVIEQATLPDCLEVTAWTQDDAGNIDEIMGVRHKTLDIEGVQFHPESILTEHGHDMLRNFLQR, from the coding sequence ATGAGCGGCGTCAGATTGGTGATGGTCGACAACTACGATTCCTTCACCTACAACCTGGTGCAATATTTCGGCGAACTCGGCGCCCAGGTGGTGGTGGTACGCAACGACGAAGTCACGGTGGAGGATATCGAAGGGTTGCGTCCGGACAAAATCGTCATTTCCCCCGGCCCCTGCACACCCAAAGAAGCCGGCATTTCTGTAGAAACCATCCACCGCTACGCCGGCAAATACCCGATCCTGGGCGTTTGTCTGGGTCACCAGAGCATAGGCTACGCCTTCGGCGGCAACATCATCCACGCCAAGCAGATCATGCACGGCAAGGTGTCGCCGGTGTATCACAAAGATTTGGGCGTGTTCAAAGGCTTGAGCAACCCGTTCACCGCCACCCGCTACCACTCGTTGGTCATCGAACAGGCCACGCTGCCGGATTGTCTGGAAGTGACGGCCTGGACCCAGGACGACGCCGGCAATATCGACGAAATCATGGGCGTGCGCCACAAAACCCTGGACATCGAAGGCGTGCAATTCCACCCCGAGTCGATTCTGACCGAGCATGGCCACGACATGCTCAGGAATTTTCTGCAGCGCTGA